One region of Bacteroidales bacterium genomic DNA includes:
- the dusB gene encoding tRNA dihydrouridine synthase DusB produces MKIGHIELPEKPLFLAPMEDITDHSFRHVCKEYGADVMISEFIASEGLIRDCKISMQKMKISESERPFGVQLYGHRTEAMVEAVKMAEEANPDFIDLNFGCPVKKVAGKGAGAGMLQDIPRMIEMTKAVVNATELPVTVKTRLGWDHNSIKIVDIAGELQETGIQALTIHGRLRAQMYNGQADWEPIAEVKNHPEIQIPVIGNGDIKGPEDARIAFDDYGVDGVMIGRATVGKPWLFRSIRTYLETGIIPDDPDVKEKTEIAKKHLTKSIEWKGLPRGIYEMRKHLSNYFKGLPHFRDIKRQLVTTLEPQEIYDMLDYIAERYADFDSSKLKSDAFFHY; encoded by the coding sequence ATAAAAATAGGCCACATAGAATTACCGGAAAAACCGCTTTTTCTTGCACCCATGGAGGATATAACCGATCATAGCTTCCGCCATGTATGCAAAGAATACGGGGCTGATGTAATGATCTCTGAATTTATTGCTTCAGAGGGGCTTATCAGGGATTGTAAAATAAGTATGCAGAAGATGAAAATTTCTGAGTCTGAAAGGCCATTCGGTGTCCAGTTATATGGTCACCGCACCGAAGCCATGGTGGAAGCGGTAAAAATGGCTGAGGAAGCCAATCCCGATTTCATTGATCTGAATTTTGGATGCCCGGTCAAAAAAGTAGCAGGCAAAGGTGCAGGTGCAGGGATGCTCCAGGATATTCCCCGAATGATCGAAATGACCAAAGCCGTGGTTAACGCCACTGAATTGCCGGTAACCGTTAAGACCCGCTTGGGCTGGGACCACAACAGCATCAAAATTGTGGATATAGCCGGGGAACTTCAGGAAACAGGTATCCAGGCTCTGACGATACACGGAAGACTGAGGGCGCAGATGTATAATGGTCAGGCCGACTGGGAGCCTATTGCTGAAGTCAAAAACCATCCGGAAATACAAATACCCGTTATAGGAAATGGAGACATCAAAGGTCCTGAAGATGCCAGAATTGCATTTGACGATTACGGGGTAGATGGCGTCATGATCGGCCGCGCAACAGTAGGCAAACCATGGCTGTTCAGATCAATCAGAACATATCTGGAAACCGGCATCATACCAGATGACCCCGATGTGAAAGAAAAAACTGAAATTGCCAAAAAGCATCTGACCAAATCCATCGAATGGAAAGGCCTCCCCAGAGGAATCTATGAGATGAGAAAACATCTGTCCAATTATTTTAAAGGACTTCCTCATTTCAGGGATATCAAACGCCAATTGGTTACAACCCTTGAACCACAGGAAATTTATGATATGCTGGATTACATTGCAGAAAGATATGCCGATTTCGACAGCTCCAAACTAAAAAGCGACGCATTCTTTCATTACTGA
- the dxs gene encoding 1-deoxy-D-xylulose-5-phosphate synthase — protein MSTNYRYLSRISYPEDLKRLSELELIELSNELRRFIIEEASVNPAHFGASLGVAELTVALHYVFNAPYDKILWDVGHQAYGHKILTGRKEDFHTNRKYRGLSGFPNPNESQYDAFGVGHASTSISAALGYAKSSDLQGMKDRNVVAVIGDGSMTGGLAFEGLNNAGTENSDLLVILNDNNMAIDPNVGALKEYLLDIATSKTYNKIKNDVWNLLGKISKLGPNYQKLASQLESAVKTAVLSQSNFFEALNFRYFGPVDGHDVVYLTKILNDLKHIRGPKLLHTITQKGKGFKQAEIDQTTWHRAPGKFDKDTGKLYKVAQDKPQPPKYQDVFGHTIVELARKNKKIVGITPAMPTGSSLNIMMEKMPDRAFDVGIAEQHAVTFSAGLSADGMMPFCNIYSTFIQRAYDQVIHDVALQNLNVTFCLDRGGLVGADGATHHGVLDLSYMRAIPNMILSAPMDEVELRNLMFTSQLPDKGPFTIRYPRGRGVNLNWKQPFREIPVGKGRKMRDGVDLAIVTIGHVGNYAEQAAAELEKDSVNVAHYDMRFLKPIDEELLHEIGEKFKYVITVEDGTIIGGLGSAVMEFMNENSYYPRIKRLGIPDKFIEHGAQEELQKECGFDVQGILYAVRAIIKPQVLSNAG, from the coding sequence ATGTCTACAAACTATCGTTATTTAAGCCGGATAAGCTATCCCGAAGACCTGAAAAGGCTGAGTGAGCTCGAACTAATAGAACTAAGCAACGAGCTGCGGAGGTTTATCATTGAAGAAGCCTCGGTAAATCCTGCCCATTTCGGAGCAAGTCTGGGAGTGGCAGAACTTACAGTGGCATTGCACTATGTGTTTAATGCGCCTTATGATAAAATACTCTGGGATGTGGGCCATCAGGCATATGGCCATAAAATCCTGACCGGCCGAAAGGAGGATTTTCATACCAACCGCAAATACAGAGGTTTAAGTGGCTTTCCCAATCCGAATGAAAGTCAATACGATGCCTTTGGTGTAGGACATGCTTCAACCTCCATTTCAGCGGCCCTGGGGTATGCTAAGTCGTCTGACTTACAGGGCATGAAAGACAGAAATGTTGTGGCGGTAATAGGTGATGGTTCCATGACAGGAGGCTTGGCTTTTGAAGGTTTAAATAACGCGGGGACTGAAAATTCGGATTTGCTGGTCATTTTGAATGACAACAACATGGCCATTGATCCCAATGTGGGAGCCCTTAAAGAATATCTGCTTGATATTGCCACCTCCAAAACCTATAACAAAATTAAGAATGATGTATGGAATTTGTTGGGGAAGATCAGTAAGCTGGGGCCCAATTACCAGAAACTTGCTTCTCAGCTTGAAAGTGCTGTTAAAACGGCAGTTCTCAGTCAAAGCAATTTTTTTGAAGCATTGAATTTTAGATATTTTGGTCCGGTTGATGGTCATGATGTTGTCTATCTCACCAAAATTCTTAACGATCTGAAGCACATAAGGGGACCTAAGTTATTGCATACCATTACTCAGAAAGGCAAGGGATTTAAGCAGGCAGAGATCGATCAGACCACCTGGCACAGAGCACCGGGAAAGTTTGACAAAGATACCGGCAAGTTATATAAGGTAGCGCAGGATAAACCCCAGCCTCCAAAATATCAGGATGTTTTCGGGCATACGATTGTGGAACTTGCGCGAAAAAATAAGAAAATTGTCGGAATTACCCCGGCCATGCCAACGGGTTCTTCATTGAACATCATGATGGAGAAGATGCCCGACCGGGCATTTGACGTTGGCATTGCGGAACAACATGCCGTCACCTTTTCAGCAGGATTGTCGGCTGACGGGATGATGCCTTTCTGCAATATTTACTCCACTTTTATACAGCGGGCCTATGATCAGGTTATTCACGATGTAGCCCTTCAGAATCTCAACGTGACATTCTGCCTGGACCGTGGCGGCCTGGTAGGTGCGGACGGAGCTACCCATCATGGGGTGCTTGATTTGTCCTATATGAGAGCAATTCCTAATATGATCCTGTCGGCTCCTATGGATGAGGTAGAACTGAGAAATCTGATGTTCACATCACAATTGCCCGATAAAGGCCCTTTTACCATCCGATATCCCAGAGGCCGTGGCGTGAACCTGAACTGGAAGCAGCCATTCCGGGAAATTCCGGTTGGCAAAGGAAGAAAAATGAGGGATGGTGTCGATCTGGCTATCGTGACCATCGGACATGTAGGAAATTATGCTGAGCAGGCGGCTGCTGAACTGGAAAAAGACAGTGTCAATGTTGCCCATTATGATATGAGATTCCTGAAACCCATCGACGAAGAACTGTTGCATGAGATTGGAGAGAAATTTAAATATGTGATAACCGTTGAAGATGGTACCATTATAGGGGGCTTGGGTAGTGCGGTCATGGAATTTATGAACGAGAATTCTTATTATCCACGTATTAAACGGTTGGGTATTCCGGATAAATTTATTGAGCACGGAGCACAGGAGGAGCTGCAGAAAGAATGCGGGTTCGATGTACAGGGAATCCTTTATGCAGTGCGGGCTATTATTAAACCCCAGGTGCTGTCCAATGCTGGTTAA
- a CDS encoding CPBP family intramembrane metalloprotease, with product MYNDLYHHPFSKLLAIVFIMIASFFAVFSMGYFLAIPVFGISFSELSNLFANGNFSDQLHLLKYFQTIQTIGLFVLPPFIIARLYSGQAGAFLGFASQPKIASFSVVIVMIFFALPFINFLSHLNQSIPFPESLELLEKHLIDREEEARRITYRFLDAENIQQLLVNLLMVAVLPALGEELLFRGILQKLFAAWARNIHLGILIAAIVFSAMHIQFYGFIPRVALGILFGYLFYWSGSIWLPITGHFVNNGSAVIFYYIVGSESDMIYGNYGTVGSSELMVIFSGVMIGLCCYLVYMYEKRSGQV from the coding sequence ATGTATAACGATTTATACCATCACCCATTCTCAAAACTGCTTGCCATTGTGTTTATTATGATAGCATCATTTTTTGCAGTGTTTTCAATGGGTTATTTCCTGGCTATTCCTGTCTTTGGTATATCTTTCAGTGAATTATCAAACCTTTTTGCCAACGGGAATTTTTCGGATCAATTGCATCTGTTAAAATATTTTCAGACTATACAAACCATCGGCTTGTTTGTTCTTCCGCCCTTTATAATTGCCAGATTGTATTCAGGGCAGGCCGGAGCATTTCTTGGATTTGCATCTCAGCCCAAAATTGCCTCGTTTTCTGTGGTTATTGTAATGATCTTTTTTGCACTGCCTTTTATAAATTTTTTATCTCACCTCAATCAAAGCATTCCTTTCCCGGAATCATTGGAATTGCTTGAAAAGCATCTGATAGACAGAGAAGAGGAAGCCCGCCGGATCACCTATCGCTTTCTGGATGCTGAGAATATTCAGCAATTGCTTGTTAATCTTCTCATGGTGGCAGTGTTGCCTGCATTGGGTGAGGAACTCCTGTTCCGGGGTATTCTGCAAAAATTATTTGCTGCATGGGCCCGCAATATTCATTTGGGCATATTGATAGCAGCAATAGTTTTTAGTGCCATGCATATCCAGTTTTATGGATTCATACCCCGTGTGGCGCTGGGTATACTTTTTGGATATTTGTTTTATTGGAGCGGGTCCATCTGGTTGCCGATTACAGGCCATTTTGTGAATAATGGCAGTGCGGTTATTTTTTACTATATAGTCGGCAGTGAAAGCGATATGATTTACGGTAATTATGGAACCGTTGGCTCCTCCGAACTCATGGTGATTTTTAGTGGAGTGATGATTGGTTTGTGTTGTTATCTTGTGTATATGTATGAAAAAAGATCAGGACAGGTATGA
- the mnmH gene encoding tRNA 2-selenouridine(34) synthase MnmH — MTKIDIQEFFRLRENVPVIDVRSPGEYQKAHIPGAWNIPLFSNEERARVGITYKQTGRIAAIKQGLRVVGPKMLDMVEKAEEIAGKKKQLIVHCWRGGMRSENMAWLFSRVGIHAYILEGGYKTYRRYCRQQLERPVSLIVLGGYTGSGKTEILHSIMNRGEQCLDLEGIASHKGSVFGGLGEEDQLPNEHFENLLFEKWLTFDLNKPVWVEDESKMIGSNCLPEELFRKIRSAPVIKVEVDQDIRIRRLVREYASFDKQLLKDSIRKISKRLGGQNAQKAIEALDNDDFYTAVDIVLRYYDKAYQHGLDKRKNAPVYPIELNPDVPADNAPFIIDQAYNILKIEDQAN; from the coding sequence ATGACCAAAATAGACATACAGGAATTCTTCAGATTAAGAGAAAATGTTCCCGTTATTGATGTCCGTTCTCCCGGAGAATACCAGAAAGCCCATATTCCCGGAGCCTGGAATATCCCCCTTTTTAGTAATGAAGAACGCGCCCGGGTGGGAATCACCTATAAACAGACCGGACGCATAGCAGCAATCAAGCAAGGGTTGAGGGTTGTCGGCCCCAAAATGTTGGATATGGTTGAGAAGGCTGAAGAAATAGCCGGCAAAAAAAAGCAGCTCATCGTTCATTGCTGGAGGGGAGGAATGAGAAGTGAAAACATGGCCTGGCTGTTCAGCAGGGTTGGTATTCATGCCTATATACTGGAAGGGGGGTATAAAACCTACAGAAGGTATTGCCGGCAACAACTGGAGCGACCTGTGTCGCTTATTGTGCTTGGAGGTTATACGGGCAGCGGAAAAACGGAGATTTTACATTCCATAATGAACCGGGGTGAGCAGTGTCTTGATCTGGAAGGTATTGCCAGCCATAAGGGCTCGGTTTTCGGAGGACTGGGAGAAGAAGACCAACTGCCTAACGAGCACTTTGAAAACCTGCTGTTTGAAAAGTGGCTCACATTTGATTTGAATAAACCCGTTTGGGTGGAAGATGAAAGCAAAATGATCGGTTCAAACTGTTTGCCGGAGGAACTTTTTCGCAAGATTCGGTCTGCCCCGGTGATCAAAGTTGAAGTGGATCAAGATATCAGGATCAGGAGACTTGTTCGGGAATACGCCAGCTTTGACAAACAATTGCTGAAAGATTCCATTCGGAAGATCAGTAAGAGACTGGGAGGGCAAAATGCGCAGAAAGCCATAGAAGCTCTGGATAACGATGATTTCTATACGGCTGTAGATATTGTTCTGCGGTATTATGACAAAGCTTATCAACATGGCCTGGACAAAAGAAAAAATGCTCCTGTGTACCCCATTGAATTAAACCCTGACGTTCCGGCTGATAATGCTCCCTTTATTATTGATCAGGCCTACAATATACTGAAGATTGAGGATCAAGCTAATTAG